A window of the Chroogloeocystis siderophila 5.2 s.c.1 genome harbors these coding sequences:
- a CDS encoding MGH1-like glycoside hydrolase domain-containing protein, translating into MIQEEIRLEEDRTRKAYWRRWGPYLSERQWGTVREDYSATGSAWDYFPHDHARSRAYRWGEDGIAGISDNHQRLCFAIALWNEVDPILKERIFGLTGPEGNHGEDVKEYYFYLDNTPSHAYMKCLYKYPQQAFPYAELVQENQRRGYHDPEFELLDTGIFDGDRYFDVFVEYAKNTDEDILIKIKVVNRGSEEKTLHLLPTLWFRNTWSWEENSQKPLLKKLKSDTFSIIEAAHPTLGERWFYCEAASELLFTENETNYERLFGQPNKSPYVKDSINDYVVHGKKEAVNPDQVGTKVSPYYVLNIGAGQEKVICLRLCDTANLTAPFGEEFEQVFATRQQEADEFYQRISPNVSDPDAQSVQRQAFAGLLWTKQFYHYVIEDWLNGDPTQPTPQRTYKRNQEWIHLFNDDILSMPDKWEFPWFAAWDLAFHVIPLAMIDPDFAKRQMDRLTREWYLHPNGQMPAYEWHFSDVNPPVHAWGTWRVYQIEKQMYGRADKDFLERVFQKLLLNFTWWVNRKDEEGNNVFQGGFLGLDNIGVFDRSSQLPTGGHLDQSDGTSWMGMYCLNMLAIALELAKDNPPYEDIASKFFEHFLYIADAMNHIGDTDVHLWDDDDNFYYDVLHFPHNERVHLKVRSMVGLVPIFGVEVLEQATLDAFPGFKKRFEWFINNRSNLTRNIACMEAEGVGERRLLAIVNQNKLRLILQKMLDETEFLSDYGIRSLSKFHAENPYIFDAGNAQYRVDYEPAESTSGMFGGNSNWRGPVWFPMNFLIIESLQKYHNYLGDEFTIECPTGSGKHMNLEEVATELSQRLMRIFLRSGQRRPVFGGIEKFQNDPQWQNWILFHEYFNGDDGAGLGANHQTGWTGLVADLIHQAYQHAPTERSQKSLKARVID; encoded by the coding sequence ATGATTCAAGAAGAAATCAGACTCGAAGAAGATCGCACACGTAAAGCCTACTGGCGACGTTGGGGGCCTTACCTGAGCGAGCGTCAATGGGGGACAGTGCGTGAAGATTACAGCGCAACTGGTTCAGCTTGGGATTATTTTCCCCACGATCATGCTCGCTCACGTGCTTATCGCTGGGGGGAAGATGGCATTGCCGGAATTTCGGATAATCACCAGCGATTATGTTTTGCGATCGCCCTCTGGAATGAAGTCGATCCGATTCTCAAAGAACGTATTTTCGGCTTAACTGGACCAGAAGGCAATCACGGCGAGGATGTTAAAGAGTATTACTTTTATCTTGACAACACGCCCTCTCATGCTTACATGAAGTGTTTGTATAAGTATCCGCAGCAAGCTTTTCCGTATGCGGAATTAGTCCAAGAAAATCAGCGCCGTGGCTATCACGACCCAGAGTTTGAACTACTCGATACAGGAATCTTTGATGGCGATCGCTATTTTGATGTCTTTGTTGAATATGCTAAAAACACTGACGAAGATATCTTAATTAAAATCAAAGTTGTTAATCGCGGTTCGGAAGAAAAAACGCTACACTTACTACCGACATTATGGTTTCGTAATACGTGGTCGTGGGAAGAAAATAGCCAAAAACCCCTTTTAAAGAAGCTTAAATCAGACACATTTAGTATAATTGAAGCTGCGCACCCAACCTTAGGAGAAAGATGGTTCTATTGCGAAGCAGCTAGCGAACTTCTCTTCACCGAAAACGAAACTAACTACGAAAGATTATTTGGTCAACCTAATAAATCACCTTATGTAAAAGATAGCATTAACGATTACGTTGTTCATGGTAAGAAAGAAGCTGTCAATCCTGACCAAGTAGGAACAAAAGTTTCTCCTTACTATGTATTAAATATCGGTGCAGGACAAGAAAAAGTTATCTGTTTAAGACTTTGTGATACTGCTAATTTAACCGCGCCTTTTGGCGAAGAATTTGAGCAAGTTTTTGCAACGCGTCAACAAGAAGCCGACGAATTTTATCAGCGCATTTCTCCTAATGTTAGCGATCCTGATGCGCAAAGCGTGCAACGTCAAGCTTTTGCTGGCTTACTCTGGACAAAGCAGTTTTATCATTACGTTATCGAAGATTGGTTAAACGGCGATCCGACCCAGCCAACACCACAGCGAACTTATAAACGCAATCAAGAATGGATTCATTTATTTAATGATGACATTCTTTCGATGCCCGACAAGTGGGAATTTCCGTGGTTTGCAGCTTGGGATTTAGCTTTTCACGTCATACCGCTAGCGATGATCGATCCTGATTTTGCTAAGCGTCAGATGGATCGCCTCACACGCGAGTGGTATCTACATCCTAATGGACAAATGCCTGCGTATGAATGGCATTTTAGTGACGTTAATCCACCAGTTCATGCGTGGGGAACTTGGCGCGTCTACCAAATTGAAAAACAAATGTATGGACGTGCAGATAAAGACTTTCTCGAACGCGTATTTCAAAAATTACTGTTAAATTTTACTTGGTGGGTAAATCGTAAAGATGAGGAAGGTAACAATGTCTTTCAAGGTGGCTTTTTAGGATTAGATAACATCGGAGTTTTTGACCGAAGTTCACAACTACCAACAGGGGGACATCTCGATCAATCTGATGGTACGAGTTGGATGGGGATGTATTGTTTAAATATGTTAGCGATCGCACTCGAATTAGCCAAAGACAATCCCCCTTATGAAGATATTGCAAGTAAGTTTTTTGAACACTTTCTCTACATTGCGGATGCGATGAATCACATTGGCGATACTGATGTTCATTTATGGGATGATGACGATAATTTCTACTATGATGTTCTACACTTTCCGCATAATGAACGAGTTCATCTAAAAGTTCGTTCGATGGTTGGGCTTGTGCCAATTTTTGGTGTAGAAGTTCTCGAACAAGCAACATTAGACGCCTTTCCTGGGTTTAAAAAGCGGTTTGAGTGGTTTATTAATAATCGCTCAAATTTAACCAGAAATATTGCTTGTATGGAAGCAGAAGGGGTAGGAGAAAGGCGATTACTTGCAATTGTTAATCAGAATAAGTTGCGATTAATTCTTCAAAAAATGTTAGATGAAACAGAATTTTTGAGTGATTATGGTATTCGCTCGCTTTCTAAGTTTCATGCTGAAAATCCTTACATTTTTGATGCGGGAAATGCTCAGTATCGCGTAGATTATGAGCCAGCAGAATCTACAAGTGGAATGTTTGGCGGAAATTCTAATTGGCGCGGTCCTGTGTGGTTTCCGATGAATTTCCTAATTATTGAATCGCTGCAAAAGTATCATAACTATTTAGGCGATGAGTTTACCATAGAGTGTCCTACAGGTTCAGGTAAACATATGAACCTAGAAGAAGTAGCTACCGAGTTATCACAGCGATTAATGCGGATATTCCTACGTTCAGGACAGCGTAGACCTGTATTTGGCGGAATCGAGAAGTTTCAGAATGACCCGCAGTGGCAAAATTGGATCTTGTTCCATGAGTACTTCAACGGCGACGACGGCGCAGGACTTGGCGCTAATCATCAAACAGGTTGGACAGGTTTAGTCGCGGACTTAATTCATCAAGCGTATCAACATGCACCTACTGAGCGATCGCAAAAATCCTTAAAAGCACGAGTGATTGATTAA
- a CDS encoding pentapeptide repeat-containing protein, translating to MNLLIAKNTLIKTAVMSSLGVAVGFAIYLPQAIAQSTQQSSEVQRLLNTKQCPGCNLRGANLRNADLEEANLSGANLQGANLQNADLEKANLQGANLQQANLSDADLQNANLRNANLRNANLRSADLEDANLQGTNLNGANLQGADLEGTIRANQNR from the coding sequence GTGAATTTACTCATTGCTAAGAATACACTGATCAAAACTGCGGTAATGAGTTCTCTAGGAGTTGCTGTCGGCTTTGCTATATACTTACCCCAAGCGATCGCACAATCAACGCAACAATCCTCTGAAGTACAGCGGTTACTCAACACCAAACAATGCCCTGGCTGCAACCTTCGTGGTGCTAACCTGCGAAATGCCGATTTAGAAGAGGCAAACCTGAGCGGCGCTAATCTTCAAGGAGCCAATCTACAGAATGCTGACTTGGAAAAGGCTAATCTTCAAGGGGCTAACTTACAACAAGCAAACTTGAGCGATGCAGACTTACAAAATGCAAACTTACGAAACGCTAACTTACGAAACGCTAACTTGCGAAGCGCCGATCTAGAAGATGCAAATCTGCAAGGAACGAACCTCAATGGAGCTAACTTGCAAGGAGCCGATTTAGAAGGAACTATTCGCGCTAATCAAAATCGGTAA
- the egtC gene encoding ergothioneine biosynthesis protein EgtC → MCRLLAYLGSSILLDRVLTKPEHSLIVQSYQPREMNSGLLNADGFGIGWYHAQKETNPFTYKNIIPIWNDTNLSSLGRYIESKCILGTVRSATAGQAVDLSNCQPFDYQQLLCIHNGRIENFRDTLARPLRDRLSDAAYKSIKGSTDSEHFFALVIEELHNNPNATLAQALQNALLTLDQLTTSRDISASANMIISDGQQLVASRFATNTQTPSLYWLRDDPTYPESVIIASEPLFAADWNPVPEQSILTVGKDLNVQIAQL, encoded by the coding sequence ATGTGCCGTTTGCTTGCTTATTTAGGTTCATCAATTTTACTCGATCGCGTATTGACTAAACCAGAACACTCATTGATTGTGCAAAGTTACCAGCCGCGTGAGATGAATTCGGGGCTACTCAATGCTGACGGATTCGGAATCGGTTGGTATCACGCGCAAAAAGAGACGAATCCATTTACATACAAAAATATAATACCAATCTGGAACGATACAAATCTTTCCAGTTTGGGGCGCTACATCGAATCAAAATGCATCTTAGGGACGGTACGCAGTGCAACAGCAGGTCAAGCGGTAGATTTAAGTAACTGTCAACCTTTTGATTATCAGCAGTTATTGTGCATTCATAACGGTCGAATTGAAAATTTTCGCGACACGTTGGCTAGACCATTACGCGATCGCTTAAGTGATGCGGCGTATAAATCAATTAAAGGTAGCACCGATTCCGAACACTTTTTTGCGTTAGTGATTGAAGAATTACACAACAACCCTAATGCTACACTCGCGCAAGCACTGCAAAATGCTCTACTCACACTAGATCAGTTAACAACCTCGCGTGACATCAGCGCATCCGCCAACATGATTATCAGTGACGGACAACAGCTAGTTGCTTCGCGATTTGCAACTAACACACAAACACCATCGCTTTATTGGCTACGCGATGACCCAACGTATCCAGAGTCAGTCATCATTGCTTCAGAGCCTTTATTTGCGGCTGATTGGAATCCTGTTCCTGAGCAAAGCATTCTTACTGTAGGCAAAGACCTGAATGTTCAAATTGCTCAACTATAG
- a CDS encoding pentapeptide repeat-containing protein, with protein MNKLITRTSILWVTALGLFGCNTATSTQEPQAVAQPPTQPVEQAAPTQPVAQAPTQSSDVQRLLNTRQCPGCNLSGADLRDANLEDANLQGANLQGANLQGADLDQANLREANLQQANLRDADLEKADLQGANLSSANLQSADLEEANLQNANFQNANLQNADLEDARVQGANFDGANLQGADLEGTNLRR; from the coding sequence ATGAATAAATTAATTACAAGAACATCAATTCTTTGGGTGACAGCCTTAGGTCTTTTCGGTTGCAATACTGCAACGTCAACGCAAGAGCCTCAAGCAGTTGCACAGCCTCCAACACAACCGGTAGAACAAGCAGCACCAACGCAACCGGTAGCACAAGCACCAACACAATCTTCTGACGTACAGCGGTTACTCAATACTAGACAATGTCCTGGATGTAACCTGAGTGGTGCAGATTTACGAGATGCTAACCTAGAAGACGCCAACTTACAAGGTGCGAATCTCCAAGGTGCTAATCTCCAGGGCGCTGACTTGGATCAAGCAAATCTACGAGAGGCAAATCTACAGCAGGCCAACTTAAGAGATGCAGACTTAGAAAAAGCTGATTTGCAAGGTGCAAATCTCTCCAGTGCTAATCTTCAAAGTGCTGATTTAGAAGAGGCTAATCTCCAAAATGCCAATTTCCAGAATGCTAACTTGCAAAATGCAGACTTGGAAGACGCTCGCGTACAAGGAGCTAACTTTGATGGGGCAAATCTCCAAGGTGCTGACCTAGAAGGAACGAATCTGAGAAGATAA
- a CDS encoding tetratricopeptide repeat protein, whose translation MHLLLKSIITVGIITLFVSSTLLITTKNALASPHQHHLSLTNLPTEVRNLTIEEINAEQFTNQGLEKLQQQDYSGAIQAFSQALQLNSNHEMAYVYRGDTCQKLEDYEGAIKDYTLALQGNPNFAYIYNSRGDARVALGDYQGAIADYTQAIKLYPEDAFGYSDRGSVYLQIGNIGKAIEDLNKAIQINPERAEAYFHRAQIHAKFKNRQATLQDYRTAIQLYTEQGNIVGCLKALNMMRQY comes from the coding sequence ATGCACCTCTTGTTAAAATCAATAATCACCGTAGGAATAATTACTTTATTTGTCAGTTCAACTCTTTTAATTACGACAAAAAATGCCTTAGCATCACCGCATCAACATCATTTATCACTGACAAATCTACCTACAGAAGTCAGGAATTTGACTATTGAAGAAATTAATGCAGAACAGTTCACAAACCAAGGATTAGAAAAATTACAACAACAAGATTATTCAGGCGCAATTCAAGCTTTTTCGCAAGCCTTGCAGTTGAATTCTAATCATGAAATGGCATATGTGTATCGAGGTGATACATGTCAGAAATTAGAAGACTATGAAGGAGCAATCAAAGACTACACACTAGCTTTGCAAGGTAATCCAAATTTCGCTTATATCTACAATAGCCGAGGTGATGCACGAGTTGCCTTAGGTGACTATCAAGGCGCGATCGCCGACTATACTCAGGCAATTAAACTCTATCCTGAAGATGCTTTTGGCTACAGCGATCGCGGTAGTGTCTATTTACAAATTGGGAACATAGGAAAAGCAATAGAAGATTTAAATAAGGCAATTCAAATTAACCCTGAACGTGCAGAAGCTTACTTTCATCGCGCCCAAATTCATGCCAAGTTTAAAAATCGTCAGGCAACTCTTCAAGACTATCGAACAGCAATTCAACTATATACTGAACAAGGCAATATTGTAGGTTGTCTTAAGGCACTCAATATGATGCGACAATACTAA
- a CDS encoding thylakoid membrane photosystem I accumulation factor: MLGMPVAFAGISDDNFEGNVFILYGGNASLVPPKVKLEESLKRDKPTLLIFYVDDSSDCKQYAPVVTRLQAFYGRLVDFIPASVDTIALKETYTPTEPGYYYSGVVPQLVVFNQSGDVVLNETGQVPFEKVDDVFRDLFNLLPRSESVELKRRPINEFSSELAE, translated from the coding sequence ATGCTAGGTATGCCAGTCGCTTTTGCGGGTATTAGCGACGATAATTTTGAGGGCAATGTATTTATTTTGTATGGAGGCAATGCCTCGCTTGTGCCACCCAAGGTAAAGCTAGAAGAATCATTGAAGCGCGATAAGCCGACTCTACTCATTTTCTATGTAGATGATAGCAGTGACTGCAAGCAGTACGCTCCAGTTGTGACACGCTTACAAGCTTTTTATGGACGCTTGGTAGACTTTATTCCAGCGAGTGTAGACACTATTGCATTGAAAGAAACATACACTCCAACTGAACCAGGCTATTACTACTCAGGAGTTGTACCGCAGCTTGTCGTATTTAATCAGTCGGGGGATGTCGTACTAAATGAAACAGGGCAAGTACCTTTTGAGAAAGTTGATGATGTTTTTAGAGATCTCTTTAACTTACTACCTCGATCTGAGTCGGTAGAATTAAAGCGGCGTCCGATCAATGAATTCAGTTCTGAATTAGCTGAGTAA
- a CDS encoding multicopper oxidase family protein → MKITRREALKFSMLAGGSLLIPTGLERISYAQTQPSENIGTRRANSPTLKKFTLPFRTPPVLQPVRSDSQTDYYEITMRKAQVEILPGKLTEIWGYNGITPGPTIMQRTGRQSVVRFINNSLGTPTSTHLHGMASLPEYDGYAEDLTFPGYYKDYYYPNNRAATIWYHDHAIHATARNVYMGLAGMYIIQDQTELDLPLPKGQYDVPLIIQDKEFATNGSLIFDDQGQKSQFGDVILVNGVPWPRMEVARRKYRFRALNGSISRSYRLALNTGDPFIIIGVDGGLTPAPVEVNSFRFGTAERYEFIIDFSKYPIGTRVILKNRSLPNNLDYDGKTNDIMCFDVVRDEADDSSIPSQLRTFTPLLASQAVRTREFRYERTNGQWVINGKTWNANRVDGTPQFGDIEIWRLYNNGGGWFHPIHLHLIDCQILDRNGRKPFPYEVGWKDVFYVGENESVRVIGKFGPNTGKYMQHCHNTVHEDHDMMTQFEVLQNPLALQSGNLGKDPIATARPKPLPAPPL, encoded by the coding sequence ATGAAAATAACAAGGCGAGAAGCACTAAAATTTAGCATGCTTGCGGGAGGGTCTTTGCTCATTCCCACAGGCTTAGAACGGATAAGCTATGCTCAAACTCAGCCGTCTGAAAACATCGGAACTCGACGCGCAAATAGTCCAACATTAAAAAAATTCACCCTTCCTTTTCGTACTCCACCTGTGTTGCAACCAGTGCGTAGTGATTCACAAACAGATTATTACGAAATCACCATGCGCAAAGCCCAAGTTGAAATCTTGCCTGGCAAATTAACCGAAATTTGGGGCTACAACGGCATCACACCAGGACCGACAATTATGCAACGCACAGGGCGACAATCGGTTGTGCGCTTCATCAACAATAGTTTAGGCACGCCCACATCTACTCATTTACACGGCATGGCGTCTTTACCCGAATATGATGGCTATGCCGAAGATCTCACTTTCCCAGGTTATTACAAAGACTACTATTATCCCAACAACCGTGCTGCCACTATTTGGTATCACGACCATGCAATTCATGCGACTGCACGTAATGTTTACATGGGGTTAGCAGGGATGTACATCATTCAGGATCAAACTGAACTCGATCTACCTTTACCTAAAGGGCAATACGACGTACCACTCATCATTCAAGACAAAGAATTTGCGACAAACGGCAGCTTAATCTTTGACGATCAAGGTCAGAAAAGTCAATTTGGCGACGTTATCTTAGTCAATGGTGTACCTTGGCCTCGGATGGAAGTCGCAAGGCGTAAGTATCGCTTTCGTGCTTTAAACGGCTCTATATCACGTTCTTACAGGCTAGCGCTCAATACAGGCGATCCTTTTATCATTATTGGTGTCGACGGAGGACTTACGCCAGCACCTGTAGAAGTTAACAGTTTCCGTTTTGGTACAGCAGAACGTTATGAGTTCATTATCGACTTTTCTAAGTATCCCATCGGCACGCGGGTCATTTTGAAAAATAGAAGCTTGCCAAACAACTTAGATTACGACGGCAAAACAAATGACATTATGTGCTTTGATGTAGTGCGGGATGAGGCTGATGACAGTTCCATACCCAGTCAACTGCGTACTTTTACACCTTTACTAGCTTCTCAAGCCGTCCGAACTAGAGAGTTTAGATATGAACGCACTAATGGTCAATGGGTGATTAATGGCAAAACCTGGAATGCAAACCGCGTTGATGGTACACCTCAGTTTGGCGATATCGAAATTTGGCGTTTATACAATAATGGTGGTGGTTGGTTTCATCCTATACACTTGCACCTAATTGACTGTCAAATTCTTGACCGCAACGGTAGAAAGCCCTTTCCTTATGAAGTCGGTTGGAAAGATGTTTTCTATGTTGGGGAAAACGAATCTGTAAGAGTGATTGGCAAATTTGGTCCTAATACAGGTAAGTATATGCAACATTGCCACAACACAGTTCATGAAGATCATGACATGATGACGCAGTTTGAAGTGTTGCAAAATCCACTAGCTTTACAAAGTGGAAATCTTGGTAAAGATCCTATTGCTACAGCACGGCCAAAACCACTTCCCGCACCTCCCTTGTAG
- the egtD gene encoding L-histidine N(alpha)-methyltransferase produces MSLSKAASNTLESTTQRLQIEYLIDFTPQSNTVDGNDVIQGLTQHSKSLPARYFYDDRGSQLFEQICALPEYYLTRTETAILQEYASEIAQMTGACELVELGSGSSTKTRLLLDAYKQLDYPLHYLPIDVSGGILESSAKQLLADYPSLQVHALVSTYELALEKLMPSEFASRMICFIGSTLGNLSPAECDTFLAQITAALQPGEYFLLGVDLQKPKEILEAAYNDRQGVTAAFNLNMLQHLNTRFDGNFDLEQFEHWAFYNETQHQIEMHLRSRRSQTVRLRALDLTVEFAADETILTEISRKFNLNIIQQELAQQNLKPVQAWTDPQQWFGLILCQLQA; encoded by the coding sequence ATGTCTTTATCCAAAGCTGCAAGCAATACGCTTGAATCAACAACTCAACGCTTGCAGATCGAGTATTTGATCGACTTCACCCCCCAATCGAATACCGTTGATGGCAATGACGTCATTCAAGGCTTGACTCAACATTCCAAGTCGCTTCCAGCACGCTACTTTTATGATGACCGAGGTTCTCAGCTATTTGAGCAAATTTGTGCGTTACCAGAGTATTATCTCACTCGTACAGAAACCGCCATATTACAAGAATATGCGTCAGAAATTGCTCAGATGACTGGTGCTTGCGAACTCGTAGAACTTGGTAGTGGTAGTTCGACGAAAACTCGGCTTCTCTTGGATGCCTACAAGCAACTCGACTATCCTCTGCACTACCTGCCAATTGATGTCAGTGGTGGGATTTTAGAAAGCAGTGCGAAACAATTATTAGCCGATTATCCATCGCTGCAAGTTCACGCACTCGTTAGCACCTATGAATTAGCACTCGAAAAGCTAATGCCTTCAGAATTTGCTAGCCGAATGATTTGTTTTATCGGTAGCACCTTAGGAAATCTTTCTCCTGCGGAATGCGATACCTTTTTGGCGCAGATTACTGCTGCATTGCAGCCTGGGGAGTATTTTTTATTGGGAGTAGACTTACAAAAGCCAAAAGAAATCCTCGAAGCTGCTTATAACGATCGCCAAGGTGTGACTGCGGCTTTTAATTTGAATATGCTGCAACACCTCAACACGCGCTTCGATGGCAATTTTGACTTAGAGCAGTTTGAACATTGGGCATTTTACAACGAAACTCAGCATCAAATCGAGATGCATTTACGCAGTCGGCGATCGCAAACTGTTCGCTTGCGCGCCCTCGATCTTACTGTTGAATTTGCTGCGGACGAAACCATCCTTACGGAAATTTCGCGTAAATTTAATCTCAATATCATTCAACAAGAACTTGCCCAGCAAAACTTAAAACCAGTTCAAGCATGGACAGATCCGCAACAATGGTTTGGTTTAATATTGTGTCAACTGCAAGCCTAA
- a CDS encoding alpha/beta hydrolase produces MSEYSNITAAIVRETRAREKALPLMNDNCRSRFLLQAQRTTKVCLFFHGFTATPEQFTPIGEAFFQAGYNVVIPLLPGHGIAGDWDGDNPPPLPEEQRFYQEFGLYWLEQVQALGEQVVIGGLSGGSTLAAWLALERPHSIHRALLFAPFLSNSNLLVDFIVKILPIYFQWRTEEGAISYGYDGFVMPALRVFMDMGQDILDRVKTSIAAAPCFIIGSESDRAVDENENRDLYASLVKLQPKCWYYSFDRVFDIPHNMMTKAEGNEYQDLVIAVAKAYVESDLTWKEVEEIAYQMLFQGKTFDTVVQRLNLTSRVSPDLQTLISLLDKPTIIAAHQSESS; encoded by the coding sequence ATGTCGGAATACTCAAATATCACCGCAGCAATTGTCAGAGAAACGAGGGCGCGCGAAAAAGCTTTACCTTTAATGAACGACAACTGTCGATCGCGGTTTTTATTACAAGCCCAGCGTACTACCAAGGTGTGTTTATTCTTTCATGGATTTACAGCAACGCCTGAACAGTTTACGCCAATTGGCGAAGCCTTTTTCCAAGCTGGCTATAATGTTGTGATTCCTTTATTGCCAGGGCATGGAATTGCCGGAGATTGGGATGGTGACAATCCGCCACCACTCCCCGAAGAACAGCGATTTTATCAAGAATTTGGTTTGTACTGGTTAGAACAAGTGCAAGCTTTGGGCGAACAAGTTGTGATTGGGGGATTATCTGGCGGTAGTACTCTCGCAGCTTGGTTAGCTTTGGAACGTCCGCATAGCATTCACCGTGCTTTGCTATTTGCGCCGTTTTTGAGTAATAGTAATCTTCTTGTTGACTTCATCGTTAAAATACTGCCGATTTACTTTCAGTGGCGTACTGAAGAGGGTGCAATTAGTTATGGCTACGATGGCTTTGTGATGCCTGCATTACGCGTGTTTATGGATATGGGGCAAGACATTCTTGATCGCGTAAAAACAAGCATTGCCGCAGCACCCTGCTTTATTATCGGTAGCGAGAGCGATCGCGCGGTTGATGAAAATGAAAATAGAGACTTATACGCATCCCTCGTCAAACTACAACCCAAATGCTGGTACTACTCGTTTGATCGAGTTTTTGATATTCCCCACAATATGATGACCAAAGCTGAGGGTAACGAATATCAAGACTTGGTAATTGCAGTCGCCAAAGCTTATGTTGAAAGCGATCTTACCTGGAAAGAAGTTGAAGAAATTGCTTATCAAATGCTCTTTCAAGGTAAAACCTTTGATACTGTCGTGCAAAGACTAAATTTAACTTCTCGCGTCTCGCCCGATTTACAAACGCTCATTTCGCTACTAGATAAACCAACTATTATTGCAGCCCATCAGTCTGAATCATCATGA
- the egtB gene encoding ergothioneine biosynthesis protein EgtB produces MSNRVAHSHIIDQRQQLKQALQQCRQSTLALFQTVDYDTFCRQAHPEFSPIGWHLGHIAYTEALWILEHCAKKTRNSEFGRLFIADGLPKADRQNLPTLTEVQHYLDSVRSQVLDYLEIADLNQQERLWHWLIQHESQHSETIAFVLELLKVQSGYSVQDLPSAQPSEMIEIPAGYFEMGNDAIDAMDNERPVHRVYLDTYWIDRYPTTCGQYQEFINASGYQNPQWWSDAGWEWLQQAQVTHPLYWQNVTSDSPVCGVSWYEAEAYARFVGKRLPTEAEWEKAASWDANHERRRTYPWGDVLLGDHQCNHNCTVSKTTPVDAYPDGQSPYGCYDMLGNVWEWTASLFQGYPGFTYYPYIGYSQVYFDAQHYVLRGGSWVTRPWALRCSFRNWYHPHIRQIFAGFRCVK; encoded by the coding sequence ATGTCTAATCGAGTAGCTCATTCCCACATCATTGATCAAAGACAACAGCTAAAACAAGCGTTACAACAATGTCGTCAAAGCACCCTCGCATTATTTCAAACGGTCGATTACGATACATTCTGCCGTCAGGCGCATCCTGAATTTAGCCCTATCGGTTGGCATTTGGGTCATATTGCGTATACCGAAGCTTTATGGATACTCGAACACTGCGCCAAAAAAACCCGCAATTCTGAGTTTGGTCGCTTATTTATCGCGGATGGTTTACCAAAAGCCGATCGCCAAAATTTACCGACACTCACAGAAGTTCAACACTACCTCGATAGCGTGCGATCGCAAGTTCTGGACTACTTGGAAATCGCGGATCTCAATCAACAAGAACGTCTCTGGCATTGGCTCATTCAGCACGAAAGTCAGCACAGCGAAACGATCGCCTTCGTCTTAGAATTGCTCAAGGTGCAATCAGGCTATAGCGTTCAAGATTTACCCAGTGCGCAGCCTTCAGAAATGATTGAAATTCCCGCAGGCTACTTTGAAATGGGGAACGATGCAATTGATGCAATGGATAATGAACGTCCGGTGCATCGTGTTTATTTAGATACTTACTGGATCGACCGTTATCCGACCACGTGCGGACAGTACCAAGAATTTATTAACGCTAGTGGCTATCAAAATCCTCAATGGTGGTCGGATGCTGGCTGGGAGTGGTTACAACAAGCGCAAGTAACACACCCACTTTACTGGCAAAATGTCACTTCTGATTCCCCAGTATGTGGCGTCAGTTGGTATGAAGCCGAAGCGTATGCGCGATTTGTCGGTAAGCGACTACCGACCGAAGCCGAGTGGGAAAAAGCCGCAAGTTGGGATGCCAATCACGAACGTCGCCGTACTTATCCTTGGGGAGATGTTTTGTTAGGCGATCACCAGTGCAATCATAATTGTACTGTGAGCAAAACAACACCTGTCGACGCTTATCCTGATGGGCAAAGTCCCTATGGTTGCTACGATATGCTAGGAAATGTTTGGGAGTGGACTGCATCGCTATTTCAAGGTTATCCAGGTTTTACGTATTACCCTTACATCGGCTATTCCCAAGTTTATTTTGATGCACAACATTATGTTTTGCGCGGTGGTAGCTGGGTAACTCGTCCTTGGGCTTTACGCTGTAGCTTTCGCAACTGGTATCATCCCCACATCCGGCAAATCTTCGCAGGTTTTCGCTGTGTCAAGTAA